The Pseudomonadota bacterium genome includes a window with the following:
- a CDS encoding ABC transporter ATP-binding protein, protein MALIEMKSIKKDYVLGETIVHALRGIDLQIDKGEFVAIWGPSGSGKTTLLNLIGAIDEPSEGDVTIAGRNVHSLSDNQRSELRNETIGYIFQGFNLVPVLSALENVMLPLQINGASSKEAKEKALYRLQEVDLTEFIHHRPSKMSGGQQQRVAIARALVNDPSLVIADEPTANLDSETARMIISVMRDLNEKDAITFIFSTHDQRLLDRVKRLVRLEDGRIIDGGQL, encoded by the coding sequence ATGGCTTTAATAGAGATGAAAAGCATAAAGAAGGATTATGTCCTGGGTGAAACAATCGTGCATGCCCTGCGGGGGATTGACTTGCAGATAGATAAGGGAGAATTTGTTGCCATATGGGGGCCTTCCGGCTCAGGCAAGACAACGCTTCTCAATCTTATCGGTGCCATTGATGAACCATCAGAGGGAGATGTGACTATTGCCGGCAGGAACGTCCATTCTTTATCCGATAACCAGAGAAGCGAACTTCGCAATGAAACGATCGGCTACATTTTCCAGGGCTTTAACCTTGTCCCCGTGCTCTCCGCATTGGAGAATGTCATGCTTCCTCTCCAGATAAACGGCGCCTCTTCCAAAGAAGCAAAGGAGAAGGCTTTATACCGTCTTCAGGAAGTAGACCTTACTGAGTTTATTCATCACCGCCCTTCAAAAATGTCGGGAGGACAACAACAGCGGGTGGCTATCGCGCGGGCGCTCGTAAATGATCCTTCCTTAGTGATTGCTGATGAGCCTACAGCCAATCTTGATTCGGAAACAGCCCGCATGATTATTTCCGTTATGAGAGACTTAAATGAAAAGGACGCTATTACCTTTATCTTCTCAACCCACGACCAGCGTTTACTGGA